One Capsicum annuum cultivar UCD-10X-F1 chromosome 2, UCD10Xv1.1, whole genome shotgun sequence genomic window carries:
- the LOC107858965 gene encoding BOI-related E3 ubiquitin-protein ligase 1, which yields MAVEARHLNLFTQQQIISNQPNGFSYNTHNAAGGGGSSMLPLPTPENSFLPFQHSLMCDSVQPKTSVNTDSGLTFNLPPTATATANAAASRKRSRDSFNQFNTCNTAAFVGDDVLPLLQQYQCDIDRIISLHTKKVRMELEERQKQQARVLVAAIGEGVAKKLKEKDEQIQRMGKISMVLQEKVKSLYVENQIWRDLAQTNEATANSLRTNLEQVLAHVGDERISAGGNFAGAAVEEDAESCCGSSDHGAAAEEEEEVEGRRTVAAEAQDNRMCKRCGEKESCVLLLPCRHLCLCAVCGSSLIHTCPVCNSNMNATVHVNMSS from the exons ATGGCAGTTGAAGCGAGACACCTCAATCTTTTCACTCAACAACAAATCATTTCTAATCAACCAAATGGGTTTTCCTACAATACCCACAACGCTGCTGGTGGTGGGGGTTCTTCGATGTTGCCTTTGCCGACGCCGGAGAATAGTTTCTTGCCGTTTCAGCACAGTTTGATGTGTGATTCCGTTCAGCCCAAAACGTCTGTAAACACCGACAGTGGCCTTACCTTCAACCTTCCACCCACTGCCACCGCTACAGCTAACGCTGCTGCATCAAGGAAGCGGTCGAGGGATTCGTTTAATCAGTTTAATACTTGTAATACTGCGGCGTTTGTTGGTGATGATGTTTTGCCACTGCTTCAACAGTATCAGTGTGATATCGACCGGATTATTTCACTTCAT ACTAAGAAAGTAAGGATGGAATTGGAAGAACGACAGAAACAACAAGCGAGGGTGTTGGTGGCAGCCATTGGAGAAGGTGTAGCaaaaaaactcaaagaaaaagaCGAACAAATTCAAAGAATGGGGAAAATCAGTATGGTTCTTCAAGAAAAAGTGAAAAGTCTCTACGTTGAGAATCAAATATGGAGGGATTTGGCACAAACAAACGAAGCAACAGCAAATTCCCTGCGCACAAATTTAGAACAAGTATTAGCCCACGTCGGCGACGAACGTATCTCCGCCGGCGGGAACTTCGCCGGAGCAGCGGTGGAGGAAGACGCTGAGTCCTGCTGTGGCAGCAGCGACCACGGTGCAGCAgcggaagaggaggaggaagttGAAGGTAGGCGTACGGTAGCAGCGGAGGCGCAGGATAACAGGATGTGCAAGAGGTGTGGGGAGAAGGAATCGTGTGTGTTGCTGTTACCATGCAGACACTTGTGCCTCTGTGCGGTTTGTGGATCAAGTTTAATTCATACATGTCCAGTATGCAACTCTAACATGAATGCCACTGTGCATGTTAACATGTCGTCTTGA